Proteins found in one Macaca nemestrina isolate mMacNem1 chromosome 4, mMacNem.hap1, whole genome shotgun sequence genomic segment:
- the LOC105494200 gene encoding small ribosomal subunit protein uS3m, with amino-acid sequence MAASVCNGLLGPRVLSWSRELPCAWRALHTSAVCAKNRAARVRVGKGDKPVTYEEAHAPHYIAHRKGWLSLHTGNLDGEDHAAERTVEDVFLRKFMWGTFPGCLADQLVLKRRGNQLEICALVLRNLPPHKYYFLVGYSETLLSYFYKCPVRLHLQTVPSKVVYKYL; translated from the exons ATGGCGGCCTCCGTGTGCAACGGGTTGCTGGGGCCACGG GTGCTGTCCTGGAGCCGAGAGCTGCCTTGCGCTTGGCGCGCCCTGCACACCTCCGCGGTCTGCGCCAAG AACCGGGCGGCCCGAGTACGCGTAGGCAAGGGGGACAAGCCGGTGACCTACGAGGAGGCACACGCGCCGCACTACATCGCCCACCGTAAGGGCTGGCTATCGCTGCACACAG GTAACCTGGATGGAGAGGACCATGCCGCAGAGCGAACGGTGGAGGATGTTTTCCTTCGCAAGTTCATGTGGGGTACCTTCCCAGGCTGCCTGGCTGACCAGCTGGTTTTAAAGCGCCGGGGTAACCAGTTGGAGATCTGTGCCCTGGTCCTGAGGAACTTGCCTCCACACAAGTACTACTTCCTTGTGGGCTACAGTGAAACTTTGCTGTCCTACTTTTACAAATGTCCTGTGCGACTCCACCTCCAAACTGTGCCCTCGAAGGTTGTGTATAAGTACCTCTAG